The following nucleotide sequence is from Hevea brasiliensis isolate MT/VB/25A 57/8 chromosome 7, ASM3005281v1, whole genome shotgun sequence.
catgtataagtgcctgtcatatttgttatatggcatgagacttaccattccatcttatttatatctcatataaataacttgggaacaaacatgattacaatctttctggataagtcatatccttattgtgaagtatccttgattgtgaaccaatttatgatactttgtgctagaaatactatcactcatattcttaacaacttaagaatagaatttctaataaaatatcactggaccttttctattacacataaatatattatgtaaacggaaaagtgaaattgcctttttattaataaaatatgtataagatacatgctaaatgatatactctagggcatactactaacaacctaTACCAACTCTGACGCTTCAAACGCATTGAGGGCATCTAAAAATGGTGGGATTTTAACCCGATTCCAAAATTGCTCAGGTAGCCTGTTTGCCCAGCCAAAAAATGCAAATTCAAACACCAGTCAAATTTCTGCGAAACGAAGGTACCTACGTGAAGCCCACAATACTAGGGGTTAGaataaatttcttaaaaaaattaaataaactcaTTTAAGGCTTGAAAAAACACTGCAAAGTCAGTGGGGCCCATCAAAATTTCGGTGTTagcaaattttgaaatttatatttccaCAAAGCTCTCACCTAGTGGAGCATACTAGTACTCTCGAAATCTCTATGGGTTCCCAGTTTggaagaaatttagcccaaaagtcaaaatgggctaaaactttttgGGCTAAAATTGGAAAATTCACTCAATGAAAAGTTGTGatgttggtgtctatggaaagctcttgaggaGTAGAAGGTGTTTGGGACAAGACCCAGTCGGATTGGTGGCCTGATAGGCTGAATTTTGGCTAGGAAGACCAAAAGTCACACTACACATGGAGGCTTCTTTGGGCACATTTTCTAGCATCCTGGGATGGGGACCGATGAGGGGGAGGTGCCTAAGTGGTGCACCGGGAAGCTGGAGAGGGTGGGGTGGCAGTTGGTCAacgaggggaggagagaggagagagaaaaagagagagaaaggggtgGTGTCGAGGCATGCCCAAGGAGgggagaaaaagaaaggaaaagggcTAGTTTGATTTGGCTAGTCTGATTCAGGATacccaaaaattaaatttttactctatcCTGAGACCCAAAACGAGAtccgaaaattttgaaaaaattactaaaatctcaaaaaaaaatttcgagtctaaatatattttttaaaattttcacgtggtctttaaattaatttctaaaaattaatgaaatttattattttaagaaaatcgatttttaaaattctgaaaatttcaaataaatttccataatatttaatataattaaatattaatatttagatataaaataattatttaaaaattaagggtgttacattcttccctccttacagaaaattcatcatcgaattttacacaagacaTAATAGAATTACAGGATTACATATTGAACAAGTACGGGTACTTGCTGTGCATATCCCGCTTTGACTCCCTATTGCATTCTTCCACTAATTGGCTCCTCtataaaaccttaaccatagggatctgctttgacCTGAGCTGCCTCATctgatagtccactatggctacaggctgctcctcgaaGGTCAGGTTCTCATTCAACTTTACTACATCTGGTTGCAGCACATGTGAAGGGTTAGGAACATACTTCCTCAGCATGGAGATGTGCAATACTGGGTGGATATGAGAAAGGCTTGGTGGTAACTCTAATCTGTAGGCAACTACCCCAAATCTGTCAATGACCTCAAAAGGTCCTATTTATCTAGGTGCTAACTtgcctttcttcccaaacctcatgactcctttcattggggagaccttcAAGAATACATAATCACCCACTGCGAACTCTACATCCTTTCGCCTAAGGTCTACATAGCTCTTTTGTCTACTGAAGGCCATCTTCAATCGTTCTCTAATCAAAAGGatcatctctgaagtgtactgcactaggtctacatcgtgTACCTTTTCCTTTCTaacttctgtccaacacagaggggaCCTACACTTTTTACCATATAGCTCCTCATAAGGTGCCATCCTGATACTTGAATGATAGCTGTTATTATAGGCAAATTCCACtaaaggtagctgatcatcccattgtccTTTAAAGTCCAGAATACACATACGAAGCTTATCCTCCATTTTCTGAATTGTCCTTTCAGACTGCCCATCTATCTGAGAGCAGAAGGCTATACTAAAGTTGAACTGTATGCCAAGTGCCTCCTACAGCTTTCTCAAAaattgagaagtgaactggggccccctGTCAATTATTATTAAAGTAGGAACTCCATGTAATTTAACTATTTCACGAATATAGGGCCTGGCATATTGAGCAACAGAATAGGTGATTTGCAtaggcaaaaagtgagctgacttggtcaaacAATCAACTATCACCCACATTGAGTTATATCCAcgtgtggtacgaggcaacccagtcacaaaatctatagtatcATTTACCACTTTCACTCCAGGATGGGAATCTCTTATAACTTCCCTGATGGCCTCTAATGTTCAAACCTTACCTTTTGACATGTTAAGCACTTGGGCACAAAGttggctatgtctttcttcatgccattccaccagtgcCTATCTtttacatcatggtacatcttggtggagcctgggtggacattgtaggtgcatggtgtgcctcctccataaTCTCAtgtctgaggttgtccacatctggcacacatatcctagaaccttgcataagatCACCATCTATACTAAAACCAAACTCACAGTCTTCTCCCTGCTGTACCCTTTCCACCATTCTCATCAATTATGGGC
It contains:
- the LOC131181369 gene encoding uncharacterized protein LOC131181369, which codes for MEDKLRMCILDFKGQWDDQLPLVEFAYNNSYHSSIRMAPYEELYGKKCRSPLCWTEVRKEKVHDVDLVQYTSEMILLIRERLKMAFSRQKSYVDLRRKDVEFAVGDYVFLKVSPMKGVMRLELPPSLSHIHPVLHISMLRKYVPNPSHVLQPDVVKLNENLTFEEQPVAIVDYQMRQLRSKQIPMVKVL